From Arcobacter arenosus:
AAACTTGTCCAGAACCACAACCTATTTCTAAAATTTTTTTTGGTTTTGATTTTATATCACGAACAAGAGCTTTTGCAGCGATTTGTTGAATTATATTGAAATTATTATACTCTTTTGCGTATTTAGAAAACTCGTTTTTTACTGACATAAAGAGCATTTTAACCTTTTTTTAATAAAATTTTAGTAAAATACAATCCATTTTTTTAAAGGAAACTTAATATGACATCAACACTATTGATAATTCAGTTCATTTTAGCAGTTGCAATTACTATTTCAATCTTACTACAAAAAAGTTCAAGTATTGGACTTGGGGCATATAGCGGAAGTAATGATTCATTATTTGGAGCAAAAGGTCCAGGAAACTTTTTAAGTAAAGCAACAATGTTTTTAGGGCTTTTATTTGTAATTAATACAGTAACTTTAGGTTACTTATACAATCAAGAAAAACTTGAAAGTGCCGTTGATAGTGTTAAAACTGATACTTTAATTCCTACTACTCCAGTGGAACAAACTGCACCTGCTGCACCTGTAGTACCAACACAACCACAAAACAACTAATAAACTATATAAAAAATGAGATATGCCATCAAGGCATATCCTCATAAAAACTCCTAAAATTCTTTATATAAAACTTATCATATGTTTATAATGGTATAATCTTGTTCGATTTTTAAAAGCAATACAAAATACAAAGGAGAGTATAAATGTTAAATGAAATATATTCAGAAACAAAAGAGCATATGGAAAAATCTCTAGAAGCATTAAAAAGAGATTATAAAACACTAAGAACAGGAAAAGTAAATGTTACTGTATTAGATAGTGTTAAAATTGATTATTATGGAACTCCAACTCCATTAAACCAAGTAGGTTCAGTTACTGCAACTGATGCAACTACTATTGTTGTAAATCCTTGGGAAAAAAATCTTTTACAAGATGTTGAGCATGCAATTAATGCTGCTAATATTGGTGTTAACCCAAATAATGATGGAGATGTAATTAAATTATTCTTCCCACCAATGACAGTTGAGCAAAGAAAAGAGAGTGCTAAACAAGCTAAAGGTATGACTGATAATGCAAAAGTGGCAATCAGAAATATAAGAAAACACTCAAACGATCAAGTAAAAAATCTTCATAAAGAAAAAGAGATTACTGATGATGAGAATAAAAAAGCATTAGATGAAATTCAAAAAATCACTGATTCTTATGTTGCAAAAGCTGATGCAATTTTAAAAGACAAAGAACAAGAAATTTTAACGGTTTAATTATGAATGTAGAACAAATTTATAAAGATGCTCAAGCATTATTAGAAGGTCACTTTAAACTTAGTTCAGGGAACCACTCATCATTTTATTTACAATCAGCAAAGGTTTTAGAAAATCCTAAAACAGCTAAACTTTTAGCTGAAGCATTAGCAGAGCAGATTAAAGAATCTGGAATAAAAGTTGATGCTGTTTGTTCTCCTGCACTTGGTGGACTAATTGCAGGTTTTGCACTTGCAACTGCACTTGATGTAAGATTTATTTTTGCAGAAAGAGTAGATGGTGAAATGACAATTAGAAGAGGTTTTGAAGTTAAAGAAGGTGAAAATTATATTATTTGTGAAGACATCATTACAACTGGTGGGTCTGCATTAGAAGCAGCAAAACAAGTTGAAAGTGCTGGTGGAAATATTGTGGCTTATGCTGCATTAGCAAATAGAGGTTTTTGTTCTAGAGTTGGAAGTGATATAGAAGCAAAAGATAATTGTAAACTTCCATTAGATAAACCACTTTTTGCATTAGAAGACTTTACTTTTGAAATGTATTCTCCAGAAGAATGCCCTATGTGTAAAGAGGGAAGTGTTGCTTATAAACCTGGTAGTAGAGGAAATTAAGTTTTACTATGAGTAGATGGAGAGATGTTAAACAAGGAAATGCAAAAGAGGAATCTACAAAAGTAGAGGATACTGATTGTTTAACATCAGCTCCAATAGGAAATAGAATTAAAGCATTTATTGTTGACATGTTTATGATAATGATGCCAATAATGTATGTAACTACTTATTTAATTATGGAAGGTAAAGAGGATTTTCAAGGAAGCGAAGAAGCTAGATGGTTAACAGCACTTACCTATGGCCTAATTGTAGTACTCTTTTGGATAATTAAAGGACAAACTCCAGGATATAAAGCTTATTCTATAACACTTGTTGATAATGAAACAAAAAATAAAATCTCTATACCAAAAGCAATTTTAAGATATTTGATATTTATATTCTCAGCAACAACAATTATACTTGCAATTTTGCCTTTTTTTAGAAAAGACAAAAAAACAATACAAGATATACTAACTAAAACCACAGTTATCTCAGAAAAAAAATAATGCTATTTTTTAAATTATCAGCATTTTATTTTTTTTATTTTGCTGCTGTTGGTGTTTATGTAATTTTCTTACCAAAAGTATTACACGATTTAGATTATAGTGCACTACAAATTGGAATTGTATTTGCCCTAGCTCCTTTAATGAGATTTGCAACACCTTTTTTATTTTTAAAACATATAAAATTAAATCAGTTCGTTTTTAAAACAGCACTATTTTTATCTATTTTTTGTTCTATTTCTTTTTATTTAACAATAGAAAGTTTTTATTTATTTATGGTAAACAATGCAATACTTGGTGCTTCTTTATCTTTGATATTACCTTATTTAGAAGTAAATGCTGTAAAAATATTAGGT
This genomic window contains:
- a CDS encoding RDD family protein; amino-acid sequence: MSRWRDVKQGNAKEESTKVEDTDCLTSAPIGNRIKAFIVDMFMIMMPIMYVTTYLIMEGKEDFQGSEEARWLTALTYGLIVVLFWIIKGQTPGYKAYSITLVDNETKNKISIPKAILRYLIFIFSATTIILAILPFFRKDKKTIQDILTKTTVISEKK
- the pyrE gene encoding orotate phosphoribosyltransferase, encoding MNVEQIYKDAQALLEGHFKLSSGNHSSFYLQSAKVLENPKTAKLLAEALAEQIKESGIKVDAVCSPALGGLIAGFALATALDVRFIFAERVDGEMTIRRGFEVKEGENYIICEDIITTGGSALEAAKQVESAGGNIVAYAALANRGFCSRVGSDIEAKDNCKLPLDKPLFALEDFTFEMYSPEECPMCKEGSVAYKPGSRGN
- the frr gene encoding ribosome recycling factor, with the protein product MLNEIYSETKEHMEKSLEALKRDYKTLRTGKVNVTVLDSVKIDYYGTPTPLNQVGSVTATDATTIVVNPWEKNLLQDVEHAINAANIGVNPNNDGDVIKLFFPPMTVEQRKESAKQAKGMTDNAKVAIRNIRKHSNDQVKNLHKEKEITDDENKKALDEIQKITDSYVAKADAILKDKEQEILTV
- the secG gene encoding preprotein translocase subunit SecG produces the protein MTSTLLIIQFILAVAITISILLQKSSSIGLGAYSGSNDSLFGAKGPGNFLSKATMFLGLLFVINTVTLGYLYNQEKLESAVDSVKTDTLIPTTPVEQTAPAAPVVPTQPQNN